The proteins below are encoded in one region of Thermotoga sp. Mc24:
- the phoU gene encoding phosphate signaling complex protein PhoU translates to MNRLLNEKVEEFKKGVLKAGWFIEKMFRNSISSLVERNESLAREVIADEEVVDQMEVEIQEKAMEMLGLFSPIGKPLLTVTAGIRVAELIENIADKCHDIAKNVLELMEEPPLKPLEDIPAMANQTSEMLKFALRMFADVNVERSFEVCRMDSKVDDLYEKVREELLLYMMESPKYVKRALLLLEIAGNIEVIADYATNIVEVSVYMVQGEAYKCYHDELLLFKKSGGVLFESSD, encoded by the coding sequence GTGAACAGACTTTTGAACGAAAAGGTAGAAGAATTCAAGAAAGGTGTTCTCAAGGCAGGATGGTTCATAGAGAAGATGTTCAGAAACTCCATATCTTCACTCGTTGAAAGAAACGAATCGCTCGCCAGGGAAGTGATCGCAGATGAAGAGGTTGTCGATCAGATGGAAGTGGAAATCCAGGAAAAGGCCATGGAGATGCTCGGCCTCTTTTCTCCTATAGGAAAACCCCTTCTAACAGTAACAGCTGGTATAAGGGTGGCAGAACTCATCGAAAACATAGCCGATAAATGTCATGACATTGCAAAAAATGTCCTTGAACTCATGGAAGAACCGCCTTTGAAGCCTCTCGAAGACATTCCAGCCATGGCGAATCAAACGTCAGAAATGTTGAAATTCGCTCTCAGAATGTTCGCTGATGTGAACGTGGAAAGGTCTTTCGAAGTTTGCAGGATGGATTCGAAGGTCGATGACCTGTATGAAAAGGTCCGTGAGGAGCTCCTGCTCTACATGATGGAATCACCCAAATATGTGAAAAGGGCTCTCCTCCTTCTTGAGATAGCCGGTAACATAGAGGTCATAGCCGATTACGCCACCAACATCGTGGAAGTCTCCGTTTACATGGTTCAGGGGGAGGCTTACAAGTGCTACCACGACGAGCTCCTTCTCTTCAAAAAATCCGGAGGGGTGCTCTTTGAAAGTTCTGATTAA
- a CDS encoding NAD(+) kinase codes for MKIAILYREEREKESKFLKEKISKEHEVVEFGEANVPGRIAADLIVVVGGDGTVLKAAKKAADGTPMVGFKAGRLGFLTSYTLDEIDRFLEDLRSWNFREETRWFIQIESELGNHLALNDVTLERDLSGKMVEIEVEVEHHSSMWFFADGVVISTPTGSTAYSLSIGGPIIFPECEVLEISPIAPQFFLTRSVVIPSNFKVVVEAQRGINMLVDGVLTGKTKRIEVRKSGRYVRILRPPEYDYVTVIRDKLGYGRRIE; via the coding sequence ATGAAAATAGCCATCCTCTATAGAGAAGAGCGAGAAAAAGAGAGCAAATTCCTGAAAGAGAAGATCTCAAAAGAGCACGAAGTAGTCGAGTTCGGTGAAGCGAACGTTCCTGGAAGAATTGCAGCAGATTTGATAGTGGTGGTTGGAGGAGACGGAACCGTACTCAAGGCGGCAAAAAAAGCGGCCGATGGAACACCGATGGTGGGGTTCAAGGCGGGCAGACTGGGATTTCTCACATCCTACACCCTCGATGAGATAGATCGATTTCTCGAGGATCTCAGAAGCTGGAACTTTCGAGAAGAAACAAGATGGTTCATCCAGATCGAAAGCGAACTCGGAAACCATCTCGCACTGAACGACGTCACCCTTGAGCGCGATTTGAGTGGAAAGATGGTCGAAATAGAGGTTGAGGTGGAGCATCACTCTTCCATGTGGTTCTTCGCAGACGGCGTGGTGATTTCCACGCCGACAGGTTCCACGGCGTACTCTCTTTCCATAGGAGGGCCCATAATATTCCCAGAGTGCGAGGTGCTGGAGATCTCTCCCATCGCACCCCAATTCTTTCTCACCAGAAGCGTTGTGATACCCTCGAATTTCAAAGTGGTGGTTGAAGCCCAGAGAGGTATAAACATGCTGGTAGATGGTGTCCTGACGGGAAAAACAAAGCGAATCGAAGTAAGGAAATCCGGAAGATACGTCAGGATCCTGAGGCCTCCTGAATACGATTACGTAACGGTTATAAGAGACAAACTCGGCTATGGGAGGCGTATCGAGTGA
- a CDS encoding YggT family protein codes for MFVIANLLRSIAVVLRTFIYVEIVSIVVSSILSWIVPYYYHPARRFFDALSSIVLNPIRRVVPPIGSVDISPMIAIFILMFLDGFLVQTLFDLAVRLS; via the coding sequence ATGTTCGTGATAGCCAATCTGCTCAGATCGATCGCGGTGGTCCTGAGAACGTTCATATACGTGGAAATCGTGTCCATCGTTGTTTCTTCGATTCTCAGCTGGATTGTGCCTTATTATTACCATCCTGCAAGAAGGTTCTTTGATGCTCTATCTTCGATTGTTTTGAATCCCATTCGACGTGTTGTGCCTCCAATAGGTTCTGTGGATATATCCCCTATGATCGCCATCTTCATTCTCATGTTCCTGGACGGTTTTCTCGTACAAACCCTCTTCGATCTGGCGGTGAGACTTTCATGA
- a CDS encoding YggS family pyridoxal phosphate-dependent enzyme, producing MGLKENLERVFNRMKNAALRANRDPSEVRLVVASKYASVQEMEKLVSFGVREFGENRAQDLVRKSEYFKGKPIIWHFIGRIQTNKVKYIVPRCELIHSVWREEELKEIEKRAEKLGKIQKILLEVNVFKEETKAGLLVEEIEGFLKLCQKFPHIEVLGFMTMAPYTEDPEEVRWGFRTLRELRDELADKFSGNVKLKELSMGMSNDFEVAIEEGATMVRIGSVIFEGGK from the coding sequence ATGGGATTGAAAGAGAACCTCGAAAGAGTTTTCAACAGGATGAAGAACGCCGCTCTTCGAGCAAACAGGGATCCCTCCGAAGTGAGACTCGTAGTTGCTTCGAAATACGCCAGTGTTCAAGAAATGGAAAAACTCGTGTCTTTTGGTGTCAGAGAGTTCGGAGAAAACAGAGCACAGGATCTCGTTAGAAAGAGTGAATACTTCAAGGGCAAACCCATCATCTGGCATTTCATTGGAAGAATACAGACGAACAAGGTGAAATACATCGTTCCAAGATGTGAACTGATCCACTCTGTCTGGAGAGAAGAAGAGTTGAAAGAAATAGAAAAAAGGGCAGAAAAACTTGGGAAAATTCAGAAGATTCTGCTTGAGGTGAATGTCTTCAAAGAAGAAACGAAGGCCGGACTTCTGGTTGAAGAAATCGAGGGGTTCCTGAAACTCTGTCAGAAATTCCCACACATTGAAGTTCTCGGTTTCATGACCATGGCTCCCTACACTGAAGATCCTGAAGAAGTGCGGTGGGGCTTCAGAACCCTCAGAGAGCTGAGAGACGAGCTCGCTGACAAATTCAGCGGGAACGTAAAACTCAAGGAACTATCCATGGGAATGAGCAACGACTTCGAAGTAGCGATAGAAGAAGGAGCAACCATGGTGAGAATTGGAAGTGTCATATTCGAGGGAGGGAAGTGA
- the ruvB gene encoding Holliday junction branch migration DNA helicase RuvB, protein MSEFLTPERTVYDSGVQFLRPKSLDEFIGQENVKKKLSLALEAAKMRGEILDHVLLAGPPGLGKTTLAHIIASELQTNIHVTSGPVLVKQGDMAAILTSLERGDVLFIDEIHRLNKAVEELLYSAIEDFQIDIMIGKGPSAKSIRIDVQPFTLVGATTRSGLLSSPLRSRFGIILELDFYTVKELKEIIKRAANLMDVEIEDTAAEMIAKRSRGTPRIAIRLTKRVRDMLTVVKADRIDTDIVLKTMEVLNIDDEGLDEFDRKILKTIIEIYKGGPVGLNALAASLGVEADTLSEVYEPYLLQAGFLARTPRGRVVTEKAYKHLKYEVPENRLF, encoded by the coding sequence GTGAGTGAATTTCTCACACCTGAAAGAACCGTTTACGACTCCGGTGTGCAGTTTCTAAGACCCAAAAGCCTCGATGAATTCATCGGTCAGGAAAACGTGAAAAAGAAGCTTTCCCTCGCTCTCGAAGCCGCAAAGATGAGGGGAGAGATACTCGACCACGTCCTCCTCGCAGGACCACCGGGACTTGGAAAAACGACCCTCGCACACATAATCGCCAGTGAACTCCAGACGAACATCCATGTTACAAGCGGACCGGTTCTTGTGAAGCAGGGAGACATGGCCGCTATCCTCACAAGTCTGGAACGGGGAGATGTTCTCTTCATAGACGAAATACACCGATTGAACAAGGCCGTGGAAGAACTCCTCTATTCCGCTATCGAGGACTTCCAGATAGACATCATGATCGGAAAGGGCCCGAGCGCGAAATCCATCAGAATAGACGTTCAGCCCTTTACGCTCGTTGGTGCCACGACTCGGAGTGGTTTGTTGAGTTCTCCCCTCAGAAGCAGGTTCGGTATCATCCTCGAACTGGACTTCTACACTGTGAAGGAACTGAAAGAGATTATAAAAAGGGCGGCAAACCTGATGGATGTTGAGATAGAAGACACAGCGGCAGAGATGATAGCGAAAAGATCGAGAGGCACACCAAGAATTGCTATAAGACTCACAAAGAGAGTGAGGGACATGCTCACGGTGGTAAAGGCAGACAGAATCGACACCGATATCGTCTTGAAGACCATGGAAGTTCTGAACATAGACGACGAAGGACTGGACGAGTTCGACAGGAAGATCCTGAAGACGATCATTGAGATTTACAAAGGGGGACCTGTCGGATTGAACGCTCTCGCCGCTTCACTCGGTGTGGAAGCGGACACCTTGAGCGAAGTTTATGAGCCCTACCTCCTCCAGGCAGGATTCCTTGCCAGAACTCCAAGGGGAAGGGTCGTCACTGAAAAGGCTTACAAACACTTGAAGTACGAAGTCCCAGAAAACCGTCTTTTCTGA
- the ompA2 gene encoding outer membrane anchor protein OmpA2, with amino-acid sequence MRKLLVFVLMLGALVGISQQFKDVPVNHWAYEAVTEMSKLGVITGMPDGTFQGNSYLTRYQAAVAFYRLYNILKQPSTDVSGLINKVSTLEDLVSTALMKVQNLSDNFGGVTSDLETLKNDVANLKSTLVDLKNLRVEVMSQVQGQSDKIQNIDAKVNEVFSKIAALESKLSGDFVDKDYVDGKIAQTVSKLNDLEGRLSAVETKATNLEALMKNSEASLKDYVEKTLKSYTATLDQKLSELSTSIEKNNTALSGEIGNLKVLVSKLQSDLETQQKTARALDARVSVLEGQITTVNSRVESLEKRVSQVESAVDKVNSLERNLGAVTARVTKVEEEVKNLNQSNAELSQKVDEVVSSKPWMEDVNSVSATLSKKISDVQTMALAGVAIGIVGVIIGFVMGSNK; translated from the coding sequence ATGAGGAAGCTTCTGGTGTTTGTTCTGATGCTTGGAGCTCTCGTCGGAATCTCGCAGCAGTTCAAGGACGTTCCCGTGAACCACTGGGCCTACGAGGCAGTAACAGAGATGTCGAAACTCGGCGTTATCACCGGAATGCCCGACGGTACGTTCCAGGGTAACTCCTACCTCACGAGGTACCAGGCAGCGGTGGCGTTCTACAGGCTCTACAACATACTCAAACAACCCTCCACTGACGTTTCTGGGCTGATAAACAAAGTTTCTACTCTCGAGGATCTCGTCAGTACCGCTTTGATGAAGGTTCAGAACCTCTCCGATAATTTCGGGGGAGTGACGTCCGATCTCGAAACCCTCAAGAACGACGTGGCGAACCTGAAATCCACTCTTGTTGACCTCAAAAACCTCAGAGTCGAAGTCATGAGCCAGGTTCAAGGTCAGTCAGATAAAATCCAGAATATAGATGCCAAAGTGAACGAGGTGTTTTCGAAAATCGCCGCTCTCGAATCCAAACTTTCGGGAGACTTCGTGGACAAAGATTACGTCGACGGCAAGATCGCACAGACCGTCTCAAAACTGAACGATCTTGAAGGAAGACTGTCCGCTGTTGAGACGAAAGCGACGAACCTTGAAGCGCTCATGAAGAACTCCGAAGCTTCTCTTAAAGATTACGTGGAAAAAACTCTCAAATCTTACACAGCCACACTCGACCAGAAACTCTCCGAACTCTCTACCAGCATCGAGAAAAACAACACCGCTCTGTCTGGAGAGATAGGAAACCTCAAAGTGCTCGTCTCCAAACTCCAGAGTGACCTTGAAACCCAGCAGAAGACGGCAAGAGCTCTCGATGCACGTGTGAGCGTTCTCGAGGGTCAGATCACAACTGTGAACAGCCGTGTTGAGAGTCTGGAAAAGAGAGTTTCTCAGGTAGAGTCAGCAGTTGACAAGGTGAATTCACTAGAAAGAAACTTGGGAGCAGTCACAGCAAGAGTCACCAAAGTCGAAGAAGAAGTCAAGAATCTCAATCAGAGTAACGCAGAGCTCTCCCAGAAAGTCGATGAGGTCGTTTCTTCGAAACCATGGATGGAAGATGTGAACAGCGTGAGTGCCACCCTCAGCAAGAAGATTTCCGACGTTCAGACCATGGCCCTTGCGGGTGTTGCCATCGGAATCGTCGGTGTAATAATTGGTTTTGTGATGGGAAGTAATAAATGA
- a CDS encoding Rossmann-like and DUF2520 domain-containing protein produces MVLNFVGTGTLTRFFLECLKDRCEIGYILSRSIDKARNLAEVYGGKAATIEKHPELNGVVFVIVPDRYIETVANHLNLGDAVLVHCSGFLSSEIFKKSGRASIHPNFSFSSLEKALEMKDQIVFGLEGDERGLAVVKKIAEEISGRYFVIPSEKKKAYHLAAVIASNFPVALAYLSKRIYTLLGLDEPELLIHTLMKGVADNIKKMRVECSLTGPVKRGDWQVVEEERREYERIFGNTVLYDEIVKLLREVAESERREAQEDER; encoded by the coding sequence ATGGTTCTGAACTTTGTGGGCACCGGAACCCTCACGAGGTTTTTTCTTGAGTGTTTGAAAGATCGGTGTGAAATAGGATACATCCTGTCCCGCAGTATAGATAAGGCTCGAAACCTTGCTGAAGTTTACGGGGGAAAAGCTGCCACGATAGAAAAGCACCCTGAGTTGAACGGTGTGGTCTTCGTTATCGTCCCGGACAGATACATAGAAACGGTGGCGAACCACTTGAATCTCGGAGACGCTGTTTTGGTACATTGTTCTGGATTTCTCTCGTCGGAGATTTTCAAAAAGAGTGGAAGAGCATCGATCCACCCGAACTTTTCTTTTTCCAGCCTCGAAAAAGCCCTTGAAATGAAAGACCAGATCGTCTTTGGATTGGAAGGAGACGAAAGAGGTCTCGCGGTTGTGAAAAAAATCGCAGAAGAGATCTCCGGAAGGTACTTCGTGATCCCTTCGGAAAAAAAGAAAGCTTACCATCTCGCCGCTGTCATCGCTTCGAATTTCCCGGTGGCACTTGCCTATCTTTCAAAGAGGATATACACTCTTCTTGGTCTGGATGAACCGGAACTCCTCATTCACACCCTGATGAAAGGTGTGGCGGACAACATAAAGAAGATGAGAGTGGAATGTTCTCTGACAGGCCCTGTGAAAAGAGGAGACTGGCAGGTGGTAGAGGAAGAGCGCAGGGAGTACGAAAGGATCTTCGGAAACACCGTGCTCTACGATGAGATTGTGAAGCTGCTCAGGGAGGTGGCAGAAAGTGAACGTCGAGAAGCTCAAGAAGATGAAAGGTAA
- a CDS encoding alanyl-tRNA editing protein gives MTAGRIRIDEVIKDGEKIIAVSRTSPFYPDGKGGQLGDRGKIGPANVLKVKEKNGYILHYLDAHLEPGEYEYEIDPARRKDIACQHTAQHILSAAFLKVADLETVSFLMGERVSTIDLNAPFVLEDVLEEAEDLANEVVRSCERVEILEIEKEEAEKMNLRKLPNVEGKVRVVKIGDFDVTACGGFHVENTGEIGLIKIVDTEKVKKVLTRIYFVAGDRALKDYREKDKLLKSLSRVLTTSTKELLKRAENLLEEVKEKSAKLDKLSEKYAEILSKVAEPEKIGKYYLYHFSGTPEEMKYLPKFLADRKDTIVLLEHPDRVEIVSNWIDCRKIFEKLKEQLNIEGGSSQKRAVITANSTSRIVEKLREILKWF, from the coding sequence ATGACTGCGGGTAGAATAAGAATAGACGAGGTTATAAAAGATGGTGAGAAAATCATCGCCGTTTCGAGAACAAGCCCTTTCTATCCAGACGGAAAGGGTGGACAGCTCGGAGATAGAGGAAAGATCGGTCCTGCAAATGTTCTGAAGGTGAAGGAAAAGAATGGATACATCCTCCATTATCTGGATGCTCATCTCGAACCGGGTGAGTACGAGTACGAAATAGACCCTGCCAGGAGAAAAGACATCGCCTGTCAGCACACCGCTCAGCACATCCTCTCAGCCGCTTTTCTGAAAGTGGCCGATCTTGAAACGGTGAGTTTCCTCATGGGAGAGAGGGTCTCCACCATAGATCTGAACGCTCCGTTCGTTCTCGAAGATGTTCTGGAAGAAGCTGAGGATCTGGCCAACGAAGTGGTGAGAAGCTGTGAGAGAGTTGAAATTCTCGAGATAGAAAAAGAAGAAGCAGAGAAAATGAACCTCAGAAAACTGCCCAATGTGGAAGGAAAAGTCAGAGTGGTGAAGATAGGAGATTTCGATGTCACCGCCTGCGGAGGGTTTCATGTAGAAAACACTGGAGAAATCGGTCTGATAAAGATCGTGGACACGGAGAAGGTGAAGAAGGTGCTAACAAGGATCTATTTCGTTGCAGGCGATCGAGCCCTGAAAGATTACAGAGAAAAAGATAAACTCTTGAAGTCACTCTCCAGAGTGCTGACCACATCCACAAAGGAACTCCTGAAGAGAGCAGAGAACCTTCTCGAAGAAGTCAAAGAGAAGAGTGCAAAGCTCGACAAACTGTCGGAAAAGTACGCCGAGATTCTCTCAAAAGTAGCAGAACCAGAAAAGATCGGAAAGTACTATCTGTATCACTTCTCTGGAACTCCAGAGGAAATGAAGTACTTACCCAAGTTCCTCGCAGATCGCAAAGACACAATCGTTCTTTTAGAGCATCCTGACCGGGTAGAGATCGTTTCGAACTGGATAGATTGCAGAAAGATCTTCGAGAAATTGAAAGAACAGTTGAACATAGAAGGCGGATCGAGCCAGAAGAGGGCTGTGATAACAGCAAACTCCACTTCGAGAATCGTTGAAAAATTGAGGGAGATATTGAAATGGTTCTGA
- a CDS encoding V-type ATP synthase subunit D has product MSVAPTRGNLIALKERLSLALQGYDLLERKRTVIMRELVSLIEEARKLQEELLKVFEKAYRSLQRANLDLGIESVEEYASGISEFSALKIVFRSVMGVEVPEMEIEGFDTEIPYEIYSTNAALDQAYLAFRKALELVAKVAVIENKVYRLAYEAKKVKKRVNALENVVIPQLKETIKYIQDTLEEQEREEFFKIERLKERVQVGKR; this is encoded by the coding sequence GTGAGTGTGGCTCCAACCCGCGGCAACCTGATCGCTCTGAAAGAACGTCTTTCCTTAGCACTTCAGGGATACGATCTTCTGGAAAGAAAACGAACGGTCATCATGAGGGAACTTGTGAGCCTCATAGAAGAAGCAAGGAAACTTCAGGAGGAATTGCTCAAGGTCTTCGAAAAAGCTTACCGTTCCCTTCAGAGAGCTAATCTGGACCTGGGAATAGAGAGTGTGGAAGAATACGCCAGCGGGATTTCTGAGTTCAGCGCTCTGAAGATCGTTTTCAGAAGTGTCATGGGAGTTGAGGTACCTGAGATGGAAATAGAAGGTTTCGATACGGAAATACCTTACGAGATTTACAGCACAAACGCAGCTCTCGATCAGGCCTATCTCGCCTTCAGGAAAGCGCTCGAGCTGGTAGCAAAAGTTGCGGTGATTGAGAACAAGGTCTATAGACTGGCTTACGAGGCAAAAAAAGTGAAGAAAAGGGTCAATGCTCTGGAGAACGTGGTGATCCCCCAGCTCAAAGAAACGATAAAATACATTCAGGATACCCTCGAAGAACAAGAAAGAGAAGAGTTCTTCAAGATCGAGCGATTGAAAGAAAGGGTGCAGGTTGGAAAAAGATGA
- a CDS encoding V-type ATP synthase subunit B: MAVKEQTGLSEIKGPIMVMENVSGVRYDEVVEIVLENGERRMGRVIIAKEKAVVIQVFEGTDGIDVGKTKVRFLGRPLEVKLSRDLLGRTLDGLGNPRDDLGEIIPEKTMDINGSAINPAAREYPRNFIQTGISSIDVLMTLIRGQKLPIFAGNGLPYNRLAVQIARQAKVTTGEEFAVVFGAIGLRKDDASFVVKSLEESGAIKNMVVVLNLANDSVAERIATPRVALTIAEYLAFDLGMHVLVILNDMTNYCEALRELSNYRGEVPGRKGYPGYLYSDLASIYERAGIIRGKNGSITQIPILTMPNDDITHPIPDLTGYITEGQIVMSRNLFSRGIYPPLDVLSSLSRLMKDGIGKGYTREDHPDVASQLFSAYSRVMEVKSIASIVGEEDLPDIDRLYLKFGEEFEHSFVNQGFDEERTIEQSLDLAWKTLSILPKNELTRIKEEHIEKYYREGEKT, encoded by the coding sequence ATGGCTGTGAAAGAACAAACCGGCCTCTCTGAGATAAAAGGCCCAATTATGGTCATGGAAAACGTGAGCGGTGTCCGATACGATGAGGTTGTCGAAATAGTTCTGGAAAATGGAGAAAGAAGAATGGGAAGAGTCATCATAGCGAAAGAAAAAGCGGTCGTGATTCAGGTGTTCGAAGGAACTGACGGGATAGACGTTGGAAAAACGAAGGTTAGATTCCTCGGCAGACCTCTGGAAGTCAAACTCTCTCGTGATCTGCTTGGAAGGACACTCGACGGCCTCGGAAACCCAAGAGACGACCTCGGTGAGATCATTCCTGAAAAAACTATGGATATAAATGGTTCCGCGATAAATCCTGCTGCGAGGGAATATCCCAGAAATTTCATTCAGACGGGTATATCCAGTATAGATGTCCTGATGACTTTGATAAGAGGGCAGAAACTTCCCATATTCGCCGGAAACGGTCTTCCTTACAACAGGCTCGCGGTCCAGATAGCGCGTCAGGCGAAGGTGACAACAGGCGAGGAATTCGCGGTGGTCTTTGGTGCAATAGGACTGAGAAAGGACGATGCTAGTTTTGTGGTGAAGAGTCTTGAGGAAAGCGGAGCTATAAAAAACATGGTCGTGGTTCTGAATCTGGCGAACGATTCCGTGGCAGAGAGAATAGCTACTCCACGGGTAGCTCTCACGATAGCCGAGTATCTTGCCTTCGATCTCGGTATGCATGTTCTGGTCATTCTCAACGATATGACCAACTACTGCGAAGCTCTGAGAGAACTTTCAAACTACAGAGGAGAAGTACCCGGGAGAAAAGGTTACCCCGGGTATCTGTACTCAGATCTGGCTTCCATCTACGAGAGGGCTGGTATCATAAGAGGGAAGAACGGTTCGATCACTCAGATACCGATACTCACTATGCCGAACGACGACATAACGCATCCAATACCTGACCTCACCGGATACATAACAGAGGGACAGATCGTCATGTCCAGAAACCTTTTCAGCAGGGGAATATATCCTCCACTCGACGTTCTATCGTCCCTCTCGAGGCTCATGAAGGACGGAATAGGGAAAGGTTACACAAGAGAAGATCATCCGGATGTCGCTTCACAGCTCTTCTCTGCCTATTCCAGGGTGATGGAGGTAAAATCCATCGCTTCTATCGTGGGTGAAGAGGACCTGCCGGATATCGACAGACTGTATCTCAAATTCGGTGAGGAGTTTGAACACTCTTTCGTGAATCAGGGTTTTGACGAAGAAAGGACGATAGAACAATCCCTGGATCTGGCGTGGAAAACCTTATCGATCCTTCCGAAAAATGAACTCACGAGGATCAAAGAGGAACACATAGAGAAGTACTACAGAGAAGGTGAAAAAACGTGA
- a CDS encoding V-type ATP synthase subunit A — translation MRVLEINGPVVRVENTEGLFMHEVIYVGKMRLTGEVIALDEKTAIVQVYEETSMLEPGELVERTGKMLSVALGPGLLGNIYDGIQRPLKVLLESSGPFIGRGIQAFGLDTEKFWSVNVLKKEGDRVRGGEVIAEVQETGSVKHKIMIPPHIKEGTLLNVKQSGDYKVTDTIAVVKTENGEEEIKLYQEWPVRVPRPVKRFLELSIPLITGQRVIDIFFPISKGGTAAIPGGFGTGKTITQHQLAKWADADVVVYIGCGERGNEMTEVLEEFPHLQDPRTGKPLMDRTVLIANTSNMPVSAREASIYTGITIAEYFRDMGYHVALMADSTSRWAEALRELSGRLEEMPVEEGYPAYLASRIAQFYERAGLCENLNGTTGSVTIIGAVSPPGGDFSEPVTQHTKRFVRCFWALDRNLAYSRHYPSINWITSYSEYAEVLEDWFKENVNEKWPEYRQEAIDILVEDDRLQQIIKIMGEDVLPDDQKLTVLVARIIKVGVLQQNAFSEVDAFCPPEKQFRILKLIVDTYRSARKFIEKSIPVGKILPPEIVSKLSTLKESRNFEEEIVKTEKIIKDHFEQLEKLYATGTR, via the coding sequence ATGCGTGTTCTGGAAATAAACGGTCCTGTTGTACGCGTTGAAAACACGGAAGGGCTGTTCATGCATGAAGTGATTTACGTTGGAAAGATGAGATTGACCGGAGAAGTGATTGCGCTGGACGAAAAAACAGCGATCGTTCAGGTCTATGAAGAAACCTCCATGCTGGAACCCGGCGAACTCGTTGAGAGAACAGGAAAGATGCTCTCGGTTGCTCTGGGACCGGGGCTCCTTGGAAACATATACGATGGAATACAGCGACCGCTGAAGGTACTTCTTGAAAGCTCGGGGCCTTTCATAGGAAGGGGAATTCAAGCCTTTGGGTTGGACACTGAAAAATTCTGGTCTGTCAATGTGCTGAAAAAAGAAGGAGATAGAGTAAGAGGAGGAGAAGTGATAGCCGAGGTCCAGGAAACGGGTAGTGTGAAGCATAAAATAATGATTCCTCCTCACATAAAAGAAGGGACCTTATTGAATGTGAAACAAAGTGGTGATTACAAAGTAACCGACACTATAGCTGTGGTGAAAACAGAAAACGGAGAAGAGGAAATAAAGCTTTACCAGGAATGGCCCGTTCGTGTCCCGAGGCCAGTGAAGAGGTTTCTGGAGCTTTCGATTCCTTTGATTACGGGACAGAGAGTCATCGACATCTTCTTTCCGATCAGCAAAGGAGGGACCGCTGCCATACCTGGAGGTTTTGGAACAGGCAAAACCATCACACAACATCAGCTGGCGAAATGGGCAGACGCAGACGTGGTCGTGTACATAGGTTGTGGAGAGCGAGGTAACGAGATGACAGAGGTTTTGGAAGAATTCCCTCACCTTCAGGATCCACGTACCGGAAAACCTCTGATGGATAGAACCGTCTTGATAGCCAACACTTCGAACATGCCTGTTTCCGCGAGAGAAGCCTCCATATACACGGGTATCACCATTGCAGAGTACTTCAGAGACATGGGTTACCACGTGGCTCTCATGGCAGATTCCACTTCCAGATGGGCTGAGGCACTGCGTGAACTCTCCGGGAGACTGGAAGAGATGCCTGTGGAGGAAGGATATCCCGCTTATCTTGCTTCCAGAATCGCTCAATTCTATGAAAGGGCCGGTCTTTGTGAGAACCTCAACGGAACCACCGGATCTGTGACCATCATAGGTGCTGTTTCACCTCCAGGTGGAGACTTCTCAGAACCGGTCACACAGCACACGAAGAGATTCGTCAGATGCTTCTGGGCTCTGGATAGAAACCTGGCGTACTCGAGACATTATCCTTCCATAAACTGGATCACGAGTTACAGTGAGTACGCTGAAGTGTTGGAAGACTGGTTCAAGGAAAATGTGAACGAGAAGTGGCCAGAATACCGTCAGGAAGCAATTGACATTCTTGTAGAAGACGATAGGCTTCAGCAGATTATAAAGATAATGGGGGAAGACGTCCTTCCAGACGATCAGAAATTAACGGTGTTGGTGGCCAGAATCATAAAGGTCGGTGTTCTACAGCAAAATGCTTTTAGTGAGGTGGACGCTTTCTGCCCTCCTGAGAAGCAGTTCAGAATTTTGAAGCTCATTGTCGATACATACCGCAGTGCACGAAAGTTCATCGAAAAATCGATTCCTGTTGGGAAAATTCTTCCACCGGAAATCGTTTCAAAGCTCTCTACGCTGAAAGAAAGCAGGAATTTCGAAGAAGAAATCGTAAAAACCGAAAAAATCATCAAAGATCATTTTGAACAGCTTGAAAAACTCTATGCAACAGGAACGAGGTGA